A single Candidatus Obscuribacterales bacterium DNA region contains:
- the truB gene encoding tRNA pseudouridine(55) synthase TruB, whose protein sequence is MTPQALTPQGFLNLYKLAGWTSHDCVAKVRRILSQKRVGHGGTLDPAAVGVLPIAVGRATRLINYLSSDKAYRATIRFGVTTTTDDLEGEVIAEAPVPHLTLDDVTAILPRFEGQIDQIPPQYSAISVDGKRAYDLARAGQVVDIPIRTVTVYRIEVLAWRSLPYPELEVAIACSAGTYIRSIARDLGDQLQTGAALAHLIRTRSSGFVLEESITLDDLLAGWTAGENLFIPPEQALQHLPLLTLDGETARRWQQGQKVAIAPPTTSLHYRVHGEDQTFLGVGEWIDPTADQPPRLRPRVVYDP, encoded by the coding sequence GTGACTCCCCAAGCTTTGACTCCCCAAGGATTTCTGAACCTTTATAAACTGGCGGGATGGACATCCCACGACTGCGTCGCCAAGGTGCGTCGGATTCTGTCCCAGAAGCGGGTTGGCCACGGCGGCACTCTCGATCCCGCTGCTGTGGGGGTCTTGCCGATTGCTGTGGGACGGGCAACGCGCCTGATTAACTACCTCAGCTCGGATAAGGCCTACCGCGCCACCATCCGCTTTGGCGTGACCACCACCACCGATGACCTAGAAGGTGAGGTGATCGCTGAAGCTCCAGTCCCCCACCTCACCCTCGACGACGTGACGGCCATCCTCCCCCGGTTTGAGGGGCAAATTGACCAAATTCCACCGCAGTACAGTGCGATTTCGGTGGATGGAAAACGCGCCTACGACTTGGCTCGGGCTGGGCAAGTGGTGGACATTCCCATCCGTACGGTGACGGTCTACCGCATCGAAGTGCTGGCCTGGCGATCGCTTCCCTATCCAGAACTAGAGGTGGCGATCGCCTGTAGTGCCGGCACCTATATTCGCTCGATCGCCCGCGATCTTGGCGACCAGCTCCAGACCGGAGCAGCCCTGGCCCACCTGATCCGCACGCGCAGTAGCGGCTTTGTCCTAGAGGAAAGCATTACTCTGGATGACCTCCTAGCAGGCTGGACGGCGGGCGAGAACCTGTTCATTCCCCCCGAGCAAGCTCTCCAACACCTGCCGCTCCTCACCCTCGATGGAGAAACCGCCCGGCGCTGGCAGCAAGGACAAAAGGTGGCGATCGCTCCCCCCACCACCAGCCTTCACTACCGAGTGCATGGGGAAGACCAAACCTTTTTAGGCGTTGGGGAATGGATAGATCCCACAGCCGATCAGCCTCCCCGCCTCCGCCCTCGCGTTGTGTATGACCCGTAG
- a CDS encoding DUF4129 domain-containing protein: protein MDEIFPPRDYQDTSLGWQMQQATQQVSEWIEAQWSAVQPDVPMPQVTPPDWLLRTLFIIIIGGLLGWLGWQFYREFAPQIQAWLGRDVSDRRPTQPSPSPHRAPETWVTQARQAQQAGNYSEACRCLYMAMISQLSDQDIIRLEASRTDGEYRALLLTMADPAPYYLLLAIHEQLCFSSQGISAAEWERCWAAYQELPSP, encoded by the coding sequence ATGGACGAGATCTTTCCCCCTCGTGACTATCAAGACACTAGTTTAGGCTGGCAGATGCAGCAAGCCACCCAGCAGGTCAGTGAATGGATCGAGGCACAATGGAGCGCGGTGCAGCCCGATGTACCCATGCCCCAGGTGACGCCGCCAGACTGGCTGCTGCGGACTCTATTCATCATCATCATTGGCGGATTGCTGGGCTGGTTAGGCTGGCAGTTTTATCGAGAATTTGCGCCCCAGATCCAAGCGTGGCTAGGGCGAGATGTGAGCGATCGCCGTCCTACACAGCCAAGCCCCTCCCCCCATCGTGCCCCCGAGACCTGGGTCACCCAAGCTCGCCAGGCGCAGCAGGCAGGTAACTACAGCGAGGCCTGCCGTTGCCTGTATATGGCCATGATCAGCCAGCTCAGCGACCAAGACATTATTCGGCTGGAGGCTAGCCGCACGGACGGAGAATATCGAGCCTTGCTTTTGACCATGGCGGATCCAGCACCCTACTACCTGCTGCTGGCGATCCATGAACAGCTTTGCTTTAGCAGTCAAGGAATTTCTGCTGCGGAATGGGAGCGCTGCTGGGCCGCCTATCAGGAGCTGCCGTCCCCATGA
- a CDS encoding DUF58 domain-containing protein — protein MIPSRQTYLMLLLVTALGVGVATLTQAATQATTAPPIALLLIGLDIGIVAAVILDSWRVRPHRVTVERSLDDRLSIGRENLVQVTVTTGDRPALVQLRDTYPAVFTATPPQFSLNLPAHHQETLTYTIFPTTRGDYAWGKIYLRQRGAWGLGWDSWTVDQARSVAVFPDLIGLRSLSIRLTLQTSGSIRRIRRQGMGTEFAELRDYSTGDDPRLIDWKATARRNRPLIRVLEPEQEQTLMILLDRGRLMTAQVEGLKRFDWALNATLSLALAALQRGDRVGVGVFDRQMHVWIPPDRGSQQLPKLLSHLTPIQPVLLEPDYLDAVSQVTRQQTRRALVVLLTDIIDQTASSEVLSAMGRLTPRYLPFCVALRDPYIDRQAQAPSPTVEAGYARAVALDLLQQRHLALALLQRRGALILDAPAHQITDQLVDRYLQLKARSQL, from the coding sequence ATGATTCCCTCCCGCCAGACCTACCTAATGTTGCTGCTGGTCACGGCCTTGGGGGTTGGCGTGGCTACCCTCACCCAGGCGGCCACCCAGGCCACCACCGCACCACCCATAGCTTTGCTGCTCATAGGGCTGGATATCGGCATCGTGGCTGCCGTGATCCTGGATAGCTGGCGCGTGCGTCCTCACCGGGTTACGGTTGAGCGGAGCTTAGACGATCGCCTCTCCATTGGGCGTGAGAATCTGGTGCAGGTGACGGTGACCACGGGCGATCGCCCGGCCCTAGTGCAGCTCCGTGACACCTACCCCGCCGTATTCACCGCTACGCCACCGCAGTTTTCTTTAAATCTACCTGCCCATCATCAAGAAACCCTGACCTATACAATTTTTCCCACCACCAGGGGAGACTATGCCTGGGGCAAGATCTATCTACGGCAGCGGGGAGCTTGGGGGCTAGGCTGGGATAGCTGGACCGTGGATCAGGCCCGGAGCGTGGCGGTTTTTCCTGATCTGATTGGGCTGCGATCGCTCTCGATCCGCCTTACCTTGCAAACCAGCGGCAGCATCCGCCGCATCCGCCGGCAGGGAATGGGGACTGAGTTTGCCGAACTGCGAGACTACAGCACCGGTGATGATCCAAGGTTGATTGACTGGAAAGCCACCGCCCGCCGCAACCGTCCCCTGATTCGTGTGCTGGAACCCGAACAGGAACAAACCCTGATGATTTTGCTGGATCGGGGTCGCTTGATGACCGCTCAAGTAGAGGGACTGAAGCGATTTGACTGGGCCCTGAACGCCACCCTCTCCCTGGCTCTTGCGGCCCTACAACGGGGCGATCGCGTTGGAGTAGGCGTGTTTGATCGGCAGATGCATGTGTGGATTCCTCCCGATCGCGGCTCCCAGCAGTTACCCAAGCTGCTCAGCCACCTGACGCCGATTCAACCGGTCTTGCTAGAACCCGACTACCTCGATGCCGTGAGCCAGGTGACCCGTCAACAAACCCGGCGCGCCTTGGTGGTGCTGCTCACCGACATTATTGACCAAACCGCGTCCAGTGAAGTCCTATCTGCCATGGGGCGGTTGACGCCACGCTACCTGCCTTTCTGCGTCGCCCTGCGCGATCCCTACATTGATCGCCAGGCCCAAGCGCCCAGTCCAACGGTAGAGGCAGGCTATGCCCGCGCCGTTGCCCTAGATCTCCTGCAGCAGCGCCACCTTGCCCTGGCTCTCCTGCAGCGGCGCGGTGCGCTGATTCTGGATGCCCCCGCCCATCAGATCACCGATCAACTCGTAGATCGCTATCTACAACTCAAAGCCCGTAGCCAACTTTGA
- the pheS gene encoding phenylalanine--tRNA ligase subunit alpha: MTSTTTRDLESQLNALQQEAQQAIAQAENLEQLEPLRIQYLGKKGQLSKVLGGMGKLDPSDRPQIGALANEVKQVVQTALDEKRGALAAAAIEARLAAETLDVTMPGVYRPQGHSHPLSSTIERSLDVLVGLGYTVAQGPEMETDYYNFEALNTPADHPARDMQDTFYLPDGNLLRTHTSSVQIRYMEEHDPPIRVAAPGRVYRRDTVDATHAAVFHQIELLAIDEGLTFTDLKGTIKVFLEAMFGDLPIRFRPSFFPFTEPSAEVDVQWKGQWLEVLGCGMVDPNVLKSVGYDPEVYTGFAAGFGVERFAMVQHRIDDIRRLYTSDLRFLRQF; this comes from the coding sequence ATGACTAGCACAACTACCCGCGATCTAGAATCTCAGTTGAATGCATTGCAACAGGAGGCCCAGCAGGCGATCGCCCAGGCTGAGAATCTGGAGCAGTTGGAGCCGCTGCGCATTCAGTATTTGGGCAAAAAGGGTCAGCTCTCCAAGGTGTTGGGAGGGATGGGTAAGCTTGATCCTAGCGATCGCCCTCAGATTGGAGCCCTGGCCAATGAGGTGAAACAGGTCGTGCAAACGGCGCTGGATGAAAAGCGGGGAGCGCTGGCTGCCGCTGCTATTGAGGCGCGTTTGGCCGCAGAGACCTTAGATGTAACCATGCCAGGTGTCTATCGTCCCCAAGGGCACAGCCATCCCTTGTCGAGCACCATTGAGCGATCGCTGGATGTGTTGGTGGGGCTAGGCTATACCGTGGCCCAAGGGCCCGAAATGGAAACCGACTACTACAACTTCGAGGCGCTCAATACCCCAGCAGATCACCCTGCCCGCGATATGCAGGACACCTTCTACCTGCCCGATGGCAACCTGCTGCGCACCCATACCTCATCGGTGCAGATCCGCTATATGGAGGAGCATGATCCTCCGATTCGGGTGGCGGCTCCGGGGCGCGTGTATCGCCGAGACACCGTTGATGCAACCCACGCAGCGGTGTTCCATCAAATTGAGCTTTTGGCCATTGATGAAGGGCTGACGTTCACCGATCTCAAGGGCACCATCAAAGTATTTTTGGAAGCTATGTTTGGCGATTTGCCCATTCGCTTTCGTCCCAGCTTCTTCCCCTTCACCGAGCCATCGGCGGAGGTAGATGTGCAATGGAAGGGGCAATGGCTCGAAGTCTTAGGCTGCGGTATGGTGGATCCCAATGTCCTCAAGTCGGTGGGCTATGACCCAGAAGTCTACACGGGATTTGCGGCGGGCTTTGGCGTAGAACGGTTTGCCATGGTGCAGCATCGGATTGACGATATTCGCCGTCTCTACACCAGTGATCTGCGCTTCCTGCGGCAGTTTTAG
- a CDS encoding MBL fold metallo-hydrolase → MSNAQDQFIVRFWGVRGSIACPGPETVRYGGNTSCVEMQVAGHRIVFDGGTGLRVLGQELMSQIPVEGHLFFTHSHWDHIQGFPFFTPAFVKGNRFNIYGAVAPNGSTIEQRLNDQMLHPNFPVPLQIMGSQMSFCDLEVGEAVQIGDVLVENALLNHPGEAVGYRVNWNGYAAAYITDTEHYTDRLDENVMWLARDADVMIYDSTYTDDEYYSEKSSKVGWGHSTWQEAVKVAKAANVKKLVIFHHDPLHCDQFMDDIKDVTSKQFANSVVAWEGLTIDVIHDRQAAGGSTQEPLPT, encoded by the coding sequence ATGTCTAACGCACAAGATCAATTCATTGTTCGTTTCTGGGGAGTGAGGGGCAGTATTGCATGTCCGGGACCCGAGACTGTGCGCTACGGTGGAAACACCTCCTGTGTTGAGATGCAGGTCGCAGGACATCGCATCGTGTTTGATGGTGGAACAGGGCTGCGCGTTCTAGGGCAAGAGTTGATGTCCCAAATTCCGGTGGAGGGACACCTCTTTTTCACTCACTCTCATTGGGATCATATTCAAGGATTTCCGTTTTTCACCCCAGCCTTTGTGAAAGGGAATCGCTTTAACATTTATGGGGCGGTGGCTCCCAATGGTTCAACCATTGAGCAGCGTTTGAATGACCAAATGCTCCACCCTAATTTTCCTGTGCCGCTACAGATCATGGGATCGCAAATGTCGTTTTGTGATTTAGAGGTGGGTGAAGCGGTTCAAATTGGCGATGTGCTGGTGGAAAATGCTCTGCTCAATCATCCGGGTGAAGCCGTAGGCTATCGGGTGAATTGGAATGGCTATGCTGCCGCTTACATCACCGATACGGAGCATTACACCGATCGCCTGGATGAGAACGTCATGTGGCTGGCCCGTGATGCCGATGTGATGATCTACGACTCGACTTACACGGATGATGAATATTATTCAGAAAAGTCGAGCAAGGTCGGCTGGGGGCATTCCACCTGGCAAGAGGCGGTGAAGGTAGCGAAAGCTGCCAATGTCAAAAAATTGGTGATTTTCCACCATGATCCATTGCATTGTGATCAGTTCATGGATGATATCAAAGACGTTACGTCTAAGCAGTTTGCAAACAGCGTGGTGGCTTGGGAAGGCTTGACCATTGATGTGATTCACGATCGCCAAGCTGCTGGCGGATCGACCCAGGAACCGCTACCGACTTGA
- a CDS encoding DUF4350 domain-containing protein, with the protein MSNRKRPWLLGALAIAALLLLTLGLAPSGSNLQGSTYNRTPFGYGAWYAQMRQDCSLDIRRWQRSLDDLPGFYREEQEPPPQAITLLRFYGEFMQPWVLQSRTPEDWVSRGNVIIHVGVRSPATRAPFRSQVETSVGPVQVETRRRATLDDLDEPQEELGPVEQVSMTLPTAADDAAIADEYGTLVWQEAMGAGRVIYVVPPFLAANAYQTTLQNFTYLTQLVTEPGLPILVDEFLHGYSEDADQEAIAELDACPPRPELEGFTVEDLPPLPPPPTLWGYLAKTPLLIVATQAIAILLLLIWDQNRRFGVPQALTTTTVDNSPAYINALAGVLMKAGCQTFVVNLILQAERRRLQTFLGLHGQDLSPAAIAQAWSQQTHQPPGDVLALLTPRQSMSQQDLLLWLKTIQRVRQSTPT; encoded by the coding sequence ATGAGCAATCGCAAACGACCATGGCTGCTCGGCGCTTTGGCGATCGCGGCCCTGCTACTGCTGACCCTAGGGCTAGCTCCCAGTGGCTCTAACTTGCAGGGGTCTACTTACAACCGGACACCCTTTGGCTACGGGGCCTGGTATGCCCAAATGCGCCAAGATTGCAGTCTTGATATTCGTCGCTGGCAGCGATCGCTCGACGACTTACCAGGTTTTTATCGTGAGGAACAGGAACCGCCACCCCAAGCCATCACGCTCCTGCGGTTCTACGGTGAGTTTATGCAGCCATGGGTCTTACAGAGCAGAACTCCCGAAGATTGGGTGAGTCGGGGTAATGTGATCATCCATGTGGGGGTGCGATCGCCTGCCACCCGTGCTCCCTTTCGCAGCCAGGTAGAAACATCGGTGGGCCCGGTGCAGGTTGAGACCCGTCGCCGGGCGACTCTAGATGATCTAGATGAACCCCAGGAGGAGTTGGGCCCTGTTGAACAGGTGTCGATGACCTTGCCGACCGCAGCCGATGACGCGGCGATCGCCGATGAGTATGGCACCTTAGTGTGGCAGGAGGCGATGGGAGCAGGGCGGGTGATCTATGTGGTTCCGCCGTTTCTCGCCGCCAATGCCTACCAAACGACCCTCCAAAACTTCACCTATCTCACTCAGTTGGTCACGGAGCCGGGTCTACCGATTCTGGTAGATGAATTTCTGCACGGCTATTCTGAGGATGCTGACCAGGAGGCGATCGCGGAGCTAGACGCTTGTCCACCCCGGCCTGAATTAGAGGGCTTTACGGTCGAAGATCTACCGCCCCTGCCACCGCCGCCCACCCTTTGGGGCTACTTAGCCAAAACACCCCTGTTAATTGTGGCCACCCAAGCGATCGCTATCCTGCTGCTGCTGATTTGGGATCAGAATCGACGGTTTGGCGTACCCCAAGCCCTAACCACCACCACCGTAGACAACAGCCCAGCCTATATCAACGCCCTAGCTGGAGTGCTCATGAAAGCTGGCTGTCAGACGTTTGTGGTAAACCTCATCCTCCAAGCAGAACGGCGGCGACTGCAGACATTCCTGGGTCTCCACGGGCAAGATCTTTCCCCAGCAGCGATCGCCCAAGCTTGGAGCCAGCAAACCCATCAGCCCCCTGGCGATGTGTTGGCGCTCCTCACTCCCCGTCAGTCCATGAGCCAGCAAGACTTGCTACTCTGGTTGAAAACAATTCAGCGCGTTCGCCAGTCTACCCCGACCTAA
- the surE gene encoding 5'/3'-nucleotidase SurE, with the protein MNILISNDDGIFAQGIRTLANTLVAAGHTVTVVCPDRERSATGHGLTLHKPIRVERVESVFHDPIQAWACSGTPSDCVKLALGTLLDAPPDIVCSGINHGSNLGTDILYSGTVSAAMEGVMEGIPSIAFSLASFSSQDFQPAANFAKTLLQHLSQHPLPHLMLLNVNIPAVRAADIAGVKITQQGIRRYTDMFEQRIDPRGKIYYWLAGEVLEEVDDPSFNPTVKLEGKHPEGLEVPLEIVETDVRAIQHRYITVTPLQFNLTSPSGLQTLQGWHTDWLTC; encoded by the coding sequence ATGAACATTCTCATTAGCAACGACGACGGTATTTTTGCCCAGGGCATTCGCACCCTAGCCAACACCCTCGTGGCGGCTGGCCACACCGTGACGGTGGTCTGTCCCGATCGCGAGCGATCAGCGACCGGTCATGGTCTCACCCTACACAAACCCATCCGCGTTGAGCGTGTCGAGTCTGTGTTCCATGACCCCATTCAAGCTTGGGCCTGTTCGGGCACTCCATCCGATTGCGTGAAGCTCGCCCTGGGCACACTCCTAGATGCACCACCAGATATCGTATGTTCAGGCATCAATCATGGCTCGAATCTGGGCACCGATATTCTCTATTCGGGCACCGTCTCCGCCGCCATGGAAGGCGTTATGGAAGGTATCCCCAGCATAGCCTTTAGCCTCGCCAGCTTTTCCTCCCAAGACTTTCAGCCCGCCGCCAACTTTGCCAAAACCCTACTGCAGCACCTCAGCCAGCATCCTCTGCCCCATCTCATGTTGCTAAATGTCAACATTCCAGCGGTGCGCGCCGCCGATATCGCCGGCGTGAAGATTACCCAGCAAGGCATCCGCCGCTATACGGATATGTTTGAACAACGCATCGACCCGCGCGGCAAGATTTATTATTGGCTAGCAGGAGAAGTGTTGGAAGAGGTTGATGATCCGTCCTTTAATCCTACTGTTAAACTAGAGGGTAAGCATCCTGAAGGCTTAGAAGTGCCATTGGAGATTGTAGAGACGGATGTTCGAGCTATTCAACATCGCTACATTACAGTGACCCCCCTTCAATTTAACCTGACGAGTCCTTCAGGATTGCAGACCTTGCAAGGTTGGCATACAGACTGGCTGACCTGCTAA
- a CDS encoding EAL domain-containing protein — EELMAELTNIRQQLYVNMVRRDEFEHLMQVEGTVWGFESQVYRKDGSIIWISECARAIYDEAGTVIRYEGTVEDITQRKLQEAELLKHDRLMEGVATASHHLLTSSDFNSTLQIVLKILGQAVEADRTYIYENHPHPETGDLCMSMRFEWVSPGAKPSIHQVHWQNQRYNNFGLDRWYNTFRQGQPIHGLVTDFPEEEQVLLNRDRIRALIMFPIVIDDHLWGYIGFDDCHRDRQWTPSEASILSTIAASLSGAIKRQQTEAKMRYQAFHDALTGLPNRNRFEQCLPAAIAAAQQSNTLVAVAFLDLDRFKIINDTLGHATGDQLLQQVTQRMQNCLSDDQVMARWGGDEFTLLLPHLQSAQTAADTAGRITAALRPAFYINGQELHISISIGIAMYPQDGQDLETLLKNADAALYRVKDQGRDHYQFYTATIHSQACERLILNNHLYHALERQEFVVHYQPQVEAHTGRITQVEALLRWQHSSLGLIAPQTFISLAEDNGLIVPIGEWVLRTACQQSKRWSAMGLPPIPIAVNLSARQFQAPGLPQAIATILHETGVDPNLLELEITETAVMDNLDYTSQTLHHLRRMGVRIALDDFGSGHSSLNYLRHFPLQSLKIDRAFVKDIATNSSDEAIIAAIVTLGKGLNLTVVAEGVETCDQVEKLRSLHCDIMQGYWFSPPLSADETTHLLAQQSPLSNEPSSND, encoded by the coding sequence CGGAGGAACTGATGGCAGAACTCACCAATATTCGCCAGCAGCTCTACGTCAACATGGTGCGCCGGGATGAGTTTGAACACTTGATGCAGGTAGAGGGCACGGTGTGGGGCTTTGAGTCCCAGGTGTATCGCAAAGATGGCAGCATTATTTGGATCTCGGAATGTGCCCGGGCAATCTACGACGAGGCTGGCACCGTCATCCGTTATGAAGGCACGGTGGAAGACATCACCCAGCGCAAGCTGCAAGAGGCAGAACTCCTCAAGCACGATCGCCTCATGGAGGGCGTCGCCACCGCCAGCCACCATCTGCTCACCAGTTCTGATTTCAACAGCACCCTGCAAATTGTGCTGAAAATTTTAGGCCAGGCCGTGGAAGCCGATCGCACCTATATTTACGAAAATCATCCCCATCCTGAAACAGGGGATCTCTGCATGAGTATGCGGTTTGAATGGGTCAGCCCTGGAGCCAAACCCAGTATTCACCAAGTTCACTGGCAAAACCAGCGCTACAACAACTTTGGGCTAGATCGCTGGTATAACACCTTTCGCCAAGGCCAGCCCATTCATGGTTTAGTCACAGACTTTCCAGAAGAAGAGCAGGTTTTACTCAACCGCGATCGCATTCGGGCCTTGATTATGTTCCCGATTGTGATTGACGATCACCTCTGGGGCTATATCGGCTTTGATGATTGCCACCGCGATCGCCAATGGACACCCAGCGAAGCCTCAATCCTGTCCACGATTGCCGCCAGCCTCAGCGGGGCCATCAAGCGCCAGCAAACCGAGGCGAAAATGCGCTACCAGGCGTTCCACGACGCCCTCACCGGTTTGCCTAACCGAAACCGCTTTGAACAATGCTTGCCAGCAGCGATCGCCGCTGCTCAGCAAAGCAACACCCTCGTGGCGGTGGCCTTTCTCGATCTCGATCGCTTTAAGATCATCAACGATACCCTCGGCCATGCCACCGGAGACCAGCTTTTGCAGCAGGTGACCCAGCGCATGCAGAACTGCCTCAGCGACGATCAGGTGATGGCCCGTTGGGGGGGCGATGAATTTACCCTGCTCTTGCCTCACCTACAATCTGCCCAGACTGCTGCCGATACGGCTGGACGGATCACGGCGGCCCTCAGACCCGCGTTTTACATTAACGGCCAAGAATTACACATCAGTATCAGCATTGGCATTGCCATGTATCCCCAGGATGGGCAGGATCTGGAAACCCTGCTGAAAAATGCTGACGCTGCCCTCTATCGAGTCAAAGACCAAGGACGGGATCACTACCAGTTTTACACCGCCACCATCCACTCCCAGGCCTGCGAGCGGCTGATTCTCAATAATCACCTCTACCATGCCCTAGAGCGCCAGGAATTTGTGGTGCATTATCAACCCCAAGTGGAAGCCCACACGGGGCGAATTACCCAAGTGGAAGCGCTGCTGCGTTGGCAGCATTCGTCCTTAGGGTTAATTGCCCCCCAAACGTTCATTAGCTTGGCAGAAGATAATGGATTGATTGTGCCGATTGGGGAATGGGTACTGCGCACTGCTTGCCAACAGAGCAAGCGCTGGTCTGCCATGGGACTGCCGCCTATCCCGATCGCCGTCAATCTGTCAGCCCGACAGTTTCAGGCCCCAGGGCTGCCGCAAGCGATCGCCACCATTCTCCATGAAACCGGCGTAGACCCCAATTTGCTGGAGCTAGAAATCACGGAAACGGCCGTGATGGACAACTTAGACTACACGTCGCAAACTCTACATCATCTGCGGCGAATGGGGGTACGCATCGCTCTGGATGATTTTGGCAGTGGTCACTCGTCCCTCAACTATCTGCGGCATTTCCCTCTGCAAAGCCTCAAAATCGATCGCGCCTTTGTGAAGGATATTGCCACCAACTCCAGCGATGAGGCGATCATTGCCGCCATTGTTACCCTAGGTAAGGGACTGAACTTGACGGTGGTGGCCGAAGGCGTCGAAACCTGCGATCAAGTCGAAAAACTGCGATCGCTTCACTGTGACATCATGCAAGGCTATTGGTTTAGCCCACCCCTATCGGCCGATGAGACCACCCACCTGCTTGCGCAACAGTCACCGTTATCGAACGAACCGTCATCGAACGATTAG
- a CDS encoding MoxR family ATPase — MSSSPVNHPSSLFERLNSTISRIVVGQTAVVHHLMVALLSGGHVILEGVPGTGKTLTVKALSQLIKADFRRIQLTPDVLPSDILGTNIFDLNTRSFTLKRGPVFTEILLADEINRTPPKTQSALLEAMEEQQVTLDGDRLLLPELFWVIATQNSLEFEGTYPLPEAQLDRFLFKLVVDYPSPAAERQMLVNAQSGLQTKRVNLEQLKPIATIEHILTARRLVQQVEVAEPLIDYLMSLVQRTRQHPDLSLGASPRSAVAWLQASKAHAWLEGRSFVTPDDLKAIAPPLLRHRLILRPEAQLDGLQTEPIIASILSQIPVPR, encoded by the coding sequence ATGAGTTCTTCCCCTGTGAACCATCCTTCCTCGCTTTTCGAACGCCTCAACAGCACCATCAGCCGCATTGTGGTGGGGCAAACCGCCGTCGTCCATCACCTGATGGTGGCGCTGCTGTCGGGGGGACATGTGATTCTAGAAGGCGTACCGGGGACAGGTAAAACCCTCACGGTAAAAGCCTTGTCCCAGTTGATCAAGGCCGATTTTCGCCGCATCCAGCTCACCCCAGACGTGCTGCCCTCGGATATTCTCGGGACTAACATTTTTGACCTGAATACCCGCAGTTTTACTCTGAAGCGCGGGCCGGTGTTTACCGAGATCTTGCTCGCCGACGAAATTAACCGCACGCCGCCCAAAACCCAATCGGCCCTGCTAGAAGCTATGGAGGAGCAGCAGGTCACCCTAGATGGCGATCGCTTGCTGTTGCCAGAGTTATTCTGGGTGATTGCCACCCAAAATTCCCTGGAGTTTGAAGGTACCTATCCTTTGCCTGAGGCCCAGCTCGATCGCTTCTTGTTCAAACTGGTGGTGGACTATCCCAGCCCCGCTGCCGAACGCCAGATGCTGGTCAATGCCCAATCAGGACTGCAAACCAAGCGGGTCAATCTAGAGCAGCTTAAACCCATCGCCACCATAGAACACATTCTCACTGCCCGCCGATTGGTGCAGCAGGTAGAGGTGGCAGAGCCTCTGATCGATTATCTGATGAGCTTGGTGCAGCGTACCCGCCAGCATCCCGACCTATCCTTAGGAGCCTCCCCTCGGTCTGCAGTGGCTTGGCTCCAGGCCAGCAAGGCCCATGCTTGGCTGGAAGGACGCAGTTTTGTCACCCCGGATGACCTGAAGGCGATCGCCCCTCCCCTATTGCGCCACCGGCTGATTCTGCGCCCAGAAGCTCAGCTAGACGGGCTGCAAACCGAGCCGATCATTGCCTCGATTCTCAGCCAAATACCCGTACCGCGATGA